In Mycobacterium sp. JS623, one genomic interval encodes:
- a CDS encoding acyl-CoA dehydrogenase family protein — translation MYLDFTTEQKELRAEIRGALEAVMTPERIAAVAGRMEGGEAVKDCVRALGAAHLLGVGWPKEYGGRGFTALEQVIFFEEAQRVNAPIPLVTLNTVGPTLAQRGTDEQKQKFLPAILNGTVEFAIGYSEPSAGSDLASLRTTAVRDGDDYIINGQKNFTSGAAYADYIWLAARTDPNAKKHKGISIFIVPTSSPGFSCKPLHTMPGISTFYTFYDDVRVPASSIVAGENEGWGLITTQLNFERAALGNMGALEPLFEKTLQWAQTTELDDGCVIDQPWVRQALARVEAQVAAYKIMNLRVNAAMTKGALGMGEASAVKVFGTELTQQVARELLEVLDSAGTRRGEDAPLRGALESAYRIAVINTFGGGANELQRDIIAMAGLFMPRAPRDLRAQNGKAT, via the coding sequence ATGTATCTGGACTTCACTACAGAGCAGAAGGAGTTGCGCGCCGAGATCCGCGGGGCGCTGGAGGCGGTCATGACACCCGAACGCATCGCGGCGGTGGCAGGTCGGATGGAGGGCGGCGAGGCCGTCAAGGACTGTGTACGGGCGCTCGGGGCCGCACACCTGCTCGGCGTTGGCTGGCCGAAAGAATATGGTGGACGGGGCTTTACCGCGCTCGAGCAGGTCATCTTCTTCGAAGAAGCGCAACGGGTGAATGCACCCATCCCGTTGGTAACACTCAACACTGTGGGGCCGACGCTTGCACAGCGCGGCACCGATGAGCAGAAGCAGAAGTTTCTGCCGGCGATCCTGAACGGCACCGTCGAGTTCGCGATCGGTTACTCGGAGCCCTCGGCGGGAAGCGATCTGGCGTCCCTGCGCACCACGGCGGTGCGCGACGGCGACGACTACATCATCAACGGTCAGAAGAATTTCACCAGTGGCGCGGCCTATGCCGACTACATCTGGTTGGCGGCACGCACGGACCCGAATGCCAAGAAACACAAGGGCATTTCGATCTTCATCGTGCCGACGTCGTCGCCGGGATTCTCGTGCAAGCCGTTGCACACCATGCCGGGGATATCTACGTTCTACACGTTCTACGACGATGTGCGGGTGCCCGCCAGTTCTATTGTCGCCGGTGAGAACGAGGGCTGGGGGCTGATCACGACGCAACTGAACTTCGAACGCGCGGCACTGGGCAACATGGGTGCACTCGAGCCGTTGTTCGAAAAGACGCTGCAGTGGGCGCAGACGACCGAACTCGACGATGGGTGCGTCATCGACCAGCCTTGGGTGCGGCAGGCGCTCGCGCGGGTCGAGGCGCAGGTCGCCGCCTACAAGATCATGAATCTGCGGGTCAATGCGGCGATGACCAAAGGCGCGTTGGGCATGGGCGAGGCGTCTGCTGTCAAGGTCTTCGGCACCGAACTGACCCAGCAGGTGGCCCGCGAATTGCTCGAGGTGCTCGACAGCGCAGGCACGCGGAGGGGCGAGGATGCGCCGCTGCGCGGGGCCCTCGAGTCGGCATACCGGATCGCGGTGATCAACACCTTCGGAGGCGGCGCCAACGAACTGCAGCGCGACATCATCGCGATGGCCGGCCTTTTCATGCCGCGCGCTCCACGGGACCTACGGGCACAGAACGGGAAGGCCACATGA
- a CDS encoding cytochrome P450, whose translation MLHRREAALRTTFPLHSPDFYAGDPYPAYKELRANAPVCWNDDTKFWALLRYEDIRYVSTNPDKFSSTKGITIPDPVMPNPVQEGNLIFTDPPRHRQLRKLINTGFTRRQVAVLEPKVREIVYGVLDDVRPGSTHEFAEEIAAPLPTRMIAELLGAPSDDWEKFRRWSDACTGNADPEIELDSLVAVGELFEYFQQLIAARRAEPRSDMLSVLTTAEVDGARLTDEDLLNFAFLLLVAGNETTRNLIALGTLALIDHPDETAKLIADPALIPAAVEEMLRWTSPVTHMARAATTDVEIRGQRIREGDMVVMLYGSANRDEETFGPDAEEFKVTRHPNPHIAFGCGEHSCVGSQLARLEARVFFEVLLGRYPELGLVGDVDRMRATMVPGVKRMPVRLGTAT comes from the coding sequence ATGTTGCATCGGAGGGAGGCCGCGCTGCGCACCACATTCCCGCTGCACTCACCCGACTTCTACGCTGGGGACCCGTACCCGGCGTACAAGGAACTGCGGGCGAACGCCCCGGTGTGCTGGAACGACGACACCAAGTTCTGGGCGCTGCTGCGGTACGAAGACATTCGGTACGTGTCCACCAATCCGGACAAGTTCTCCTCGACCAAGGGCATCACCATCCCCGACCCTGTGATGCCGAACCCGGTCCAGGAGGGCAACCTGATCTTCACCGACCCGCCGCGGCATCGTCAGTTGCGAAAGCTGATCAATACCGGTTTCACCCGGCGGCAGGTGGCGGTCCTCGAGCCGAAGGTGCGCGAGATCGTCTACGGCGTTCTCGATGACGTGCGGCCCGGGTCCACTCACGAATTCGCCGAAGAGATCGCGGCACCGTTGCCGACCCGGATGATCGCCGAATTGCTCGGCGCCCCATCCGACGATTGGGAGAAGTTCCGCAGGTGGTCTGATGCATGCACCGGGAATGCCGATCCCGAGATCGAACTGGATTCGCTCGTGGCTGTCGGCGAGCTGTTCGAGTATTTTCAGCAGTTGATTGCCGCACGTCGCGCCGAACCGCGAAGCGACATGCTGTCGGTGCTGACCACCGCCGAGGTCGACGGTGCCAGGCTGACCGACGAAGACCTACTGAATTTCGCGTTTCTGCTACTCGTCGCTGGCAACGAGACCACCAGAAATCTGATCGCATTGGGCACGTTGGCGCTAATCGATCACCCCGACGAAACCGCCAAGCTCATCGCGGACCCAGCGTTGATCCCCGCTGCGGTCGAGGAGATGCTGCGCTGGACCAGCCCAGTGACACACATGGCCCGTGCGGCGACGACGGACGTCGAGATCCGCGGGCAGCGCATCCGCGAGGGCGACATGGTCGTCATGCTGTACGGCTCTGCCAATCGTGACGAAGAGACCTTCGGTCCCGACGCTGAGGAATTCAAGGTCACGCGGCATCCAAACCCGCACATCGCATTTGGCTGTGGTGAGCACTCGTGCGTCGGCTCTCAGCTGGCGCGCCTTGAAGCCCGTGTCTTCTTCGAGGTACTGCTCGGCCGCTATCCCGAGCTCGGGCTCGTAGGCGATGTCGACAGGATGCGGGCGACCATGGTCCCCGGCGTCAAGCGGATGCCCGTCCGACTCGGAACGGCGACCTGA